The genomic DNA TGCGGTCCCTGAACCTGTTAAGGACATTCTCATCTCCATAGTACACATCCGCATCTGACAACGGATCGGCAGAGCTAATCCGtcggtgatggtggtgatgtgGCTGAGACGAGCTCATCTTCTGAATTGTcggaagggaaagaaaacCGAGGGATTCTGGTGATACACCGACAAGCTAAGGAGCTAGCACCGAGATAAGGGTTGCTCTGTTATATGGGACCAGACAAGATTCTTTTTGGATGGAAATGTTTTCCAGACAATTGATATCGAGAGACTCCCCCAGTATAGTATTTGACTCGAAGAGAGGAATAAATAGCAACAAAGGTGCAGGAGGCGACAACGCACAAAGCTGGCTTCGGAGAGATAACACCCGCAAAACCCGTCGCCAATATCCCTTGTGTATAGGAGCGGAGGATGGAAATAGAATGGAGTAGAATGCTGTTTAGTATCAGATGATCAGAATTCACACAGACAGTCTCACAGATCCAGGACGCAGGAGCGTGAAGAATGAATGGAATGGAATGAATGAATTAAAGACCTGAACTCGCGGCGGCGGTGATGCTATGACGGCAGCCCACCGATGATGTCGCCgctccaccgccgccgccgccatcaaAGTTATTCATGGTAGCTAATATGGGTACATATTGCTATGCAGTGTTTCTACACATGGCAATAATGTTAATATTCTTCTTATCGAATCTTTTACACATGATTTCAAATAAGTGCAATCCGGCTTCACAGAAGTAGCTAGCCTTACAAGGGCACATCGGTGTTTTGGTCTAGATCGCACGGCCTAAAAATAGATAACATTCTGATACGAAACACCGGGTGCTTACAGCTTAGAACCAACAAGAGTTCCACCATCCAATGCGATGGTCGCGCCGTTCACAAACGCGCCGGCACGGCTGCTCAGGAACAGACACGATCCAGCAACATCTTGGGGAGTGCCAATCCGGCCCAATGGGATACCCGCTTCGATAGTCTCTCTGTAAGCCTCCAGTGTAGCAGCCATCATCTTGCTTTGAAATGGACCGCAGGCCAGCGAGTTGGATCTGTagagaacaaagaaagcagGGTTAGCAATGTGGATACAGCCGGTGACATGGGAAACACGAACGTTATGTTTCTTTTGCCAAGGTGATTGGCCAGCACCCGACTCAGGTGGTGCAGGCCAGCCTTGCTAGCACTGTATGCGAAGGTCTCAAGTGCCGGAACTCTCAATCCATCCACGCTTCCGATGTTAATGATCCGGGCGGGGTCGCCAGGAGTAGCGGCCTTCTCCAATAACGGCG from Aspergillus chevalieri M1 DNA, chromosome 1, nearly complete sequence includes the following:
- a CDS encoding short chain dehydrogenase/reductase family (COG:Q;~EggNog:ENOG410PJCA;~InterPro:IPR002347,IPR036291,IPR020904;~PFAM:PF00106,PF13561,PF08659;~go_function: GO:0016491 - oxidoreductase activity [Evidence IEA];~go_process: GO:0055114 - oxidation-reduction process [Evidence IEA]), translating into MDAQSLFDVKGKVVLVTGGAKGIGRMISEGFVSNGATVYISSRDAKSCDEAVKELNALGKGKAHAIPANFYKEEECQRLAEELKKRESKLHVLVNNSGSNWGAPYDEYPSSAWSRVLTLNLHRVFDITKLVTPLLEKAATPGDPARIINIGSVDGLRVPALETFAYSASKAGLHHLSRVLANHLGKRNITSNSLACGPFQSKMMAATLEAYRETIEAGIPLGRIGTPQDVAGSCLFLSSRAGAFVNGATIALDGGTLVGSKL